From Bacillus basilensis, a single genomic window includes:
- a CDS encoding VOC family protein, with translation MSNTNQKITTFLMFEGKAEEAMNFYTSLFDQSEIVSISRYDENGPGKEGTVIHATFTLHGQEFMCIDSYVNHNFTFTPAMSLYVTCDTEEEIETAFNKLAQDGAVLMPLGAYPFSKKFGWLNDKYGVSWQLTLAE, from the coding sequence ATGAGTAACACAAATCAAAAAATTACTACGTTTTTAATGTTTGAAGGTAAAGCTGAAGAGGCGATGAACTTTTACACGTCGCTATTCGATCAATCAGAAATTGTAAGTATCTCTCGCTACGATGAAAACGGACCTGGTAAAGAGGGTACTGTAATTCATGCAACTTTTACTTTACACGGACAAGAGTTCATGTGCATAGATAGTTATGTAAATCATAATTTTACATTTACACCAGCTATGTCTCTTTATGTAACTTGTGATACGGAAGAAGAAATTGAAACGGCTTTTAATAAACTAGCTCAAGATGGAGCAGTACTTATGCCTTTAGGTGCCTATCCGTTTAGCAAAAAGTTTGGCTGGTTAAATGATAAGTATGGTGTGTCTTGGCAGTTAACGCTTGCGGAATAA
- a CDS encoding alpha-keto acid decarboxylase family protein — MIHLKTQYTVSTYLLDRLRELGIEHIFGVPGDYNLAFLDDVMAHENLKWIGNCNELNAAYAADGYARIKRIAALITTFGVGELSALNGVAGSYAENVPVIKITGTPPTTVMENGELVHHTLGDGKFDHFSNMYREITVAQTNLTPEHAAEEIDRVLRACWREKRPVHINLPIDVYNKPINKPTEPILHKPILSNKETLDKMLLHATSKIKSAKKPVILADFEVDRFHAKEYLYQLVEQTGFPIATLSMGKGIFPEKHPQFIGIYTGDVSSPYLRKRIDESDCIISIGVKLTDTITGGFTQGFTKEQVIEIHPYTVKIIDKKYGPVVMKDVLQQLSDVIEHRNEETLDIKPFISESLSITEKFNPKPQMVTQKRFWQQMYQFLQENDVLIVEQGTPFFGSAAIHLPNNTTYVAQPLWGSIGYTLPALLGTQLADLSRRNILIIGDGSFQLTVQELSTILRQNLKPIIFLINNNGYTVERAIHGQNEPYNDIQMWDYTKLANVFGSEEKSLTFKVEYETGLAEVLTEITLNKNQLIFVEVIMSQGDQPELLAKLGKRFGKQNA; from the coding sequence ATGATTCACTTGAAAACGCAATATACCGTAAGTACATATTTATTAGATCGACTACGTGAATTAGGAATCGAGCATATATTTGGTGTTCCTGGTGATTATAATCTTGCCTTTTTAGATGATGTGATGGCACATGAAAATTTAAAGTGGATTGGCAATTGTAATGAATTAAATGCGGCATATGCTGCAGATGGATACGCTCGCATAAAAAGAATTGCAGCTCTTATTACCACCTTTGGCGTTGGAGAATTAAGCGCTCTAAACGGAGTTGCTGGCTCATATGCCGAAAACGTACCAGTTATAAAAATCACGGGGACACCACCAACAACAGTAATGGAAAATGGAGAGCTTGTTCATCATACTTTAGGCGATGGAAAGTTTGATCACTTTTCCAATATGTATCGAGAAATTACTGTAGCACAAACAAATTTAACCCCTGAACATGCAGCTGAGGAAATCGATCGCGTGTTACGCGCATGTTGGCGCGAGAAACGCCCAGTTCATATTAATTTGCCGATTGATGTGTATAATAAACCAATTAATAAACCTACGGAACCAATTTTACATAAACCGATTTTAAGTAATAAAGAAACGCTGGATAAAATGCTTTTACATGCCACTTCAAAAATAAAAAGCGCCAAAAAACCTGTAATTTTAGCGGATTTTGAAGTAGATCGATTTCACGCTAAAGAATATTTATATCAACTCGTAGAACAAACTGGGTTTCCTATCGCAACGTTAAGTATGGGGAAAGGTATATTCCCTGAAAAACACCCTCAGTTTATAGGAATTTATACTGGTGATGTTAGTTCTCCGTACTTACGAAAAAGAATTGATGAATCTGACTGTATTATTAGTATTGGTGTGAAATTGACTGATACTATTACAGGCGGATTCACACAAGGTTTTACGAAAGAGCAAGTTATAGAAATTCATCCCTACACTGTTAAAATTATAGATAAAAAATATGGACCAGTTGTAATGAAAGATGTTTTACAACAGTTAAGTGATGTAATTGAACATCGGAATGAAGAAACGCTTGATATTAAGCCATTTATTTCAGAATCACTATCTATTACTGAAAAGTTTAATCCAAAGCCACAAATGGTTACGCAAAAACGTTTTTGGCAGCAAATGTACCAGTTCTTACAAGAAAACGACGTCTTAATCGTAGAGCAAGGAACACCTTTCTTTGGTAGTGCCGCTATCCATTTACCAAACAACACTACATATGTTGCGCAACCATTATGGGGATCGATTGGTTATACATTACCTGCTCTACTTGGTACACAACTCGCTGATTTATCACGGCGCAACATTTTAATTATTGGTGATGGTTCATTTCAATTAACTGTCCAAGAGTTATCGACTATACTACGTCAAAATTTAAAACCGATTATATTTTTAATTAATAACAACGGATACACTGTTGAACGTGCAATTCATGGTCAAAACGAACCGTATAATGACATACAAATGTGGGATTACACAAAACTAGCGAACGTATTCGGATCAGAAGAGAAAAGCCTAACATTTAAAGTGGAATATGAAACAGGGTTAGCAGAAGTTTTAACGGAAATAACTTTAAATAAGAATCAACTTATCTTTGTTGAAGTTATAATGAGCCAAGGGGATCAGCCTGAATTGTTAGCTAAACTTGGGAAAAGATTCGGAAAGCAAAATGCTTAA
- a CDS encoding IS3 family transposase (programmed frameshift) codes for MAKFTADEKIQIVLRYLNGNESYREMGRSIGISDTIILNWVNQYKQNGVEAFLKRCTNYTQQFKLDVLNFMIENGMSLFETAAIFNIPAPSTISVWKKQFETQGIDALQSKKKGRLSMKKDSNKQLKQALAEGSVEALEARIQQLEMENEYFKKVECLSSKQGKITKQDKAQVVYELRHKYSVKALVELATIPRSTYYDLVKKMNRPDVDADLKAEIKAIYEENEGRYGYRRIRDELTNRGQKVNHKKVQRIMKELGLKCVVRMKKYKSYKGKVGRIAPNFLERNFHTDAPNQKWVTDITEFKLFGEKLYVSPVLDLYNGEIITYTIGSRPTYSLVSEMLEKALERLPETHQLLMHSDQGWHYQMRQYVCTLESRAIVQSMSRKGNCYDNAVIENFFGIMKSEFLYIKEFESVEHFKRELEKYIDYYNTKRIKAKLKMSPVQYRTHFYQAA; via the exons ATGGCTAAATTTACTGCTGATGAAAAAATACAAATCGTTCTACGTTATTTGAACGGAAATGAAAGTTATCGAGAAATGGGTAGATCGATCGGTATAAGTGACACAATCATTTTGAATTGGGTAAACCAATATAAACAGAATGGTGTGGAAGCTTTTCTAAAACGATGTACAAATTACACACAACAATTTAAACTAGACGTACTAAACTTTATGATTGAAAACGGTATGTCCTTATTTGAGACGGCAGCTATCTTTAACATTCCTGCCCCTTCAACGATTTCTGTTTGGAAAAAACAGTTCGAAACACAAGGAATTGATGCCCTTCAATCTAAGAAAAAGGGGCGTCTATCCATGAAAAAAGATTCAAATAAACAATTAAAACAAGCTTTAGCTGAAGGGTCAGTCGAAGCACTTGAAGCACGTATTCAACAGCTTGAGATGGAAAATGAGTACT TTAAAAAAGTTGAATGCCTTAGTTCAAAACAAGGAAAAATCACGAAACAAGACAAAGCGCAAGTAGTCTATGAATTAAGGCATAAATATTCGGTGAAGGCACTCGTGGAGCTAGCTACTATTCCTCGAAGCACGTATTATGATTTAGTAAAGAAAATGAATCGTCCAGATGTAGATGCCGATTTGAAAGCGGAGATTAAAGCGATTTATGAGGAAAATGAAGGTCGTTATGGTTACCGTCGCATTCGTGATGAATTAACGAATCGTGGTCAGAAAGTGAATCACAAGAAGGTTCAGCGCATTATGAAAGAGCTTGGATTAAAGTGTGTTGTGCGTATGAAAAAATATAAGTCTTATAAAGGAAAAGTTGGTAGAATTGCACCTAATTTTTTAGAGCGTAATTTTCATACAGATGCACCGAATCAAAAATGGGTAACAGACATCACAGAGTTTAAATTATTTGGAGAAAAACTGTATGTATCACCTGTATTAGATTTGTATAATGGTGAAATTATTACCTATACAATTGGTTCTAGACCGACGTATTCACTTGTTTCAGAGATGTTAGAGAAAGCATTGGAACGTTTACCTGAAACCCACCAGCTACTGATGCATTCAGATCAAGGATGGCATTATCAAATGAGACAGTACGTCTGTACACTTGAATCAAGAGCTATCGTCCAGAGTATGTCTCGAAAAGGCAACTGTTACGACAACGCAGTAATAGAGAATTTCTTTGGGATTATGAAGTCGGAGTTCCTCTACATAAAAGAGTTTGAAAGTGTAGAGCATTTTAAAAGAGAATTAGAAAAATATATAGATTATTATAATACGAAACGGATTAAGGCAAAATTAAAAATGAGCCCGGTACAATACCGGACTCACTTTTATCAAGCTGCCTAA
- a CDS encoding bifunctional 2-polyprenyl-6-hydroxyphenol methylase/3-demethylubiquinol 3-O-methyltransferase UbiG has protein sequence MKNETLHIQEDIIEMLDSLLRPAEPFWNEFYKNREKDVPFFENVPDENLVSYIQKKRVSKGKVLELGCGPGRNAIYLANEGFDVTAVDLSIEGINWAKERALAKEIEIHFICDSIFNLEGQNDFDFVYDSGCLHHIPPHRRINYVNLIKNSLKSGGYFGLTCFAAGDLDERNGSEISDWDVYRGWSLQGGLAYSEEKLREIFKEFEVIEIRKMKQIEQPNTMFGESFLWTALFKKK, from the coding sequence ATGAAAAATGAAACGTTACATATTCAAGAAGATATTATTGAAATGCTTGATTCATTATTAAGACCGGCAGAACCATTTTGGAATGAATTTTATAAGAATAGAGAAAAGGATGTTCCGTTTTTTGAAAATGTTCCAGATGAGAACCTAGTTTCGTATATACAAAAAAAGCGGGTTTCGAAAGGAAAAGTACTAGAACTTGGATGTGGTCCGGGTAGAAATGCAATTTATCTAGCAAATGAAGGGTTTGATGTAACAGCGGTAGATTTATCTATAGAGGGCATTAATTGGGCGAAAGAGAGAGCGTTAGCAAAAGAAATAGAAATTCACTTTATTTGTGATTCGATTTTTAATTTAGAGGGTCAAAATGATTTTGACTTTGTATACGATTCGGGCTGTTTACATCATATTCCACCGCATAGAAGAATAAATTATGTGAATTTAATTAAAAACTCCTTGAAATCGGGTGGTTATTTTGGATTAACATGTTTTGCGGCAGGTGATTTAGATGAACGAAATGGCTCGGAAATATCAGATTGGGACGTATATAGAGGATGGAGTCTGCAAGGTGGTCTTGCATACTCTGAAGAGAAATTAAGAGAGATATTTAAAGAATTTGAGGTGATTGAAATTAGAAAGATGAAGCAAATTGAACAACCAAATACTATGTTTGGAGAATCATTTCTTTGGACAGCATTATTTAAGAAGAAATAA
- the exsF gene encoding exosporium protein ExsF translates to MRSSSRKLTNFNCGAQAPSTLPALGFAFNATSPQFATLFTPLLLPSTGPNPNITVPVINDTISTGTGIRIQVAGIYQISYTLTISLDNVPVAPEAARFFLTLNSSTNIIAGSGTAVRSNIIGTGEVDVSSGVILINLNPGDLIQIVPVEVIGTVDIRSAALTVAQIR, encoded by the coding sequence ATGCGCTCATCTAGTCGTAAGCTCACAAACTTTAATTGTGGCGCACAAGCCCCCAGTACTCTACCAGCTCTCGGTTTTGCTTTTAATGCTACTTCACCTCAATTTGCAACACTATTCACGCCACTACTACTACCTAGTACGGGCCCAAATCCTAATATTACTGTCCCTGTAATCAATGATACAATTAGTACAGGAACTGGTATTAGAATTCAAGTAGCTGGTATTTATCAAATCAGCTATACATTAACAATCAGCCTCGATAATGTTCCAGTAGCCCCGGAAGCAGCGCGCTTTTTCTTGACACTAAACTCATCAACTAATATTATTGCAGGATCTGGAACCGCAGTCCGTTCTAATATCATTGGCACTGGTGAAGTAGATGTATCCAGCGGTGTCATTCTAATTAACTTAAACCCTGGTGATTTAATTCAAATTGTACCCGTTGAAGTAATTGGTACAGTAGATATTCGTTCTGCCGCTTTAACAGTTGCACAAATTCGTTAA
- a CDS encoding undecaprenyl-diphosphatase, which yields MSFSQLNIDAFRAINDLGKQYSSLNSTMVFLAEYMVYFLGLIIIAYWFTQSRQNKMVIIQAMIAFITAEIIGKLAGKLHLNYQPFAVLPNVNKLVDHAVDNSFPSDHTILFFSICFSFWLVHKKARWLWLVLAFCVAISRIWVGVHYPFDVLTGALIGIISALFSYWLTPQITFIKQLLNLYEKIEQHVLPSKNHSKNF from the coding sequence ATGTCTTTTTCTCAATTAAATATTGATGCTTTTCGAGCTATCAATGATTTAGGGAAGCAATATTCATCTCTAAACTCAACTATGGTATTTTTAGCAGAATATATGGTGTATTTTTTAGGTTTAATTATTATCGCTTATTGGTTTACTCAATCTAGACAAAACAAAATGGTGATTATTCAAGCAATGATTGCTTTCATAACTGCTGAAATAATTGGAAAATTAGCAGGGAAATTACACTTAAATTATCAACCATTTGCAGTTTTACCTAATGTTAATAAACTTGTCGATCATGCAGTTGATAATTCATTTCCTAGCGATCATACGATTCTATTTTTTTCAATTTGTTTTTCATTCTGGCTTGTTCATAAAAAGGCTAGATGGTTATGGCTTGTGCTTGCATTCTGCGTAGCTATTTCCCGAATTTGGGTAGGAGTTCATTATCCTTTCGATGTCCTTACAGGAGCTCTAATAGGAATTATTTCAGCACTATTTTCGTATTGGTTAACACCACAAATTACATTCATCAAACAACTACTTAATCTTTACGAAAAAATAGAACAGCATGTACTACCATCCAAAAACCATTCGAAAAACTTTTAA
- a CDS encoding MarR family winged helix-turn-helix transcriptional regulator — protein MTQHKEEQMNEALALFYFAYKTFTEKPDEIIKEYGIQRVHHRILFFIARFPGISVNELLSLLEISKQALHGPLRQLVEKSLIESNEATHDRRVKQLSLTEKGVNLERKLSDVQRQQMSAIFSKFGESCEENWHQVMNEMANSRSGFDAWISKREIPVDQK, from the coding sequence ATGACACAACATAAAGAAGAACAGATGAATGAAGCATTAGCACTATTTTACTTTGCATATAAAACATTTACTGAAAAGCCAGATGAAATTATAAAAGAGTATGGTATACAACGAGTACATCACCGAATTTTATTTTTTATCGCACGCTTTCCAGGGATAAGTGTTAATGAGTTATTATCGCTGTTAGAAATAAGTAAACAAGCTCTTCACGGACCACTCCGTCAACTTGTGGAAAAGAGCTTAATTGAGAGTAATGAAGCTACACATGACCGCCGTGTGAAACAGTTGTCTTTAACAGAAAAAGGTGTGAATTTAGAGAGAAAACTGAGCGATGTACAAAGGCAACAAATGAGTGCTATTTTTTCAAAATTTGGTGAATCATGTGAAGAAAACTGGCATCAAGTTATGAATGAAATGGCAAATAGTCGTTCTGGTTTTGATGCATGGATATCAAAACGAGAAATACCAGTTGATCAAAAGTAA